The genomic interval GGTTGGCAGCAGAGGAGCAGCCAAGAAGCAACAAATTTTCAAGGTGGATGCAAGTGGAAGGAAGGACAGGAACAGGAGAATGGTTGCTTACCCATGgttatatactatatactaCATACCTATCTCCCAAACTAGATGTGACCTGCAGATCAATGGCCATCAGCGCGAGGCACCAGGCCCGGCTGCCTCTGAGCCTCTCTGCCCCTCACCCCGCATCGCACAGCCATGAACTGCTGAGAGCCTGCCTAGAACTATTGCGTCAATGTGTggctcagcagcagcttgcTGGTTGCCAAGCGGCTCAGCCCAACGAACATCTTCCCGAGCTTCGGCCACCATGTGGACGGCTATAAAGAAGCGCTGCCTCGCAATGCAATGTTAGCAGATTGTGCCCAATTGCTACTCCTCGCTCGCGTGGTCTGGACAGTGACAGCAAAAAGTGAAAATGTCCAACCTTGGAACTCTTGTCAGGGTTGCCCCTCCATCTGTACCCCGAGCGGCATCTGCGCCACACCCGAATCCCGTTTGTCACACTCAATACCAGCCTCCCCCAGGTGTCGTCggcacctctctctctctctctctcacacacactctctctctttctctctctccctctctccagTCTGACAATACTATTGTCTCGGTATGGAGTACAAAAGCAGCCCACATCTAAAACTAGTTTCACACAGTCAGTGACAGTCTCTGCTCCTCGATAAGACTTTTCATCTCatcttctctcttcctcccctgcCCATCAAAGGTGGCTGGGGGTGTGTGGTCGTGGAGGGGTACTTTAGCGCTCCCGAGCGGGCGGGTTAGGTGGGGCAATGCAGGGGTGGagcttcaacctcctcaattTCCAAATCAAGCACTCCCCGTCGCCCAAAACACTTTCTCTTTCAGCACACAAGAGCCTGTGACTGCGACTGAAGCCAGCCATCTGAATTATCATGGCCTTTCCTCGACTAAATAATCCTGCACCATGAGTGCTTTCTCAGGTTTGTTCCGCTTCTCTCCTTCTCTACTGTCTGCCGTCCCTTGAAACGCATGCCTGTCTGCTGCAGCTTTCCAGCATCTCGCTCTGGCTGCTGTGCGCCTTGCCTTCGGCCATTTGCATCTTGACACATCAGACACATCAGTGCCTTCAAGATGCATTCCAACCGAGCAACTCTATTTCTTTCAGCATCCTACGTTCTCTTTCTTCCTTGTTTCTCTCTGCCGCTCCATGAGTCGCCGTTACAACAACCAGCAGCCCTAGCGCCCAGGGCGACCTATGCGGTAGTCAATAtcgatggaggaggttcCGGCACGACTCCGGGTGGGTCTCCGGGAGGGTCCCCAGGAGGAGGGATCGGCGCTGGCAGCCCCGGCACTTCCGGCCCCGGTGGTTCAGGGGGCTCAGGGGGGTCCGGTACCGGCAATCAGCCCGCCCCGAACCCCGTGACCATCACCGTGGTACAGACGCCTCCTACCAAGACAGCTGTTCAAACAGTTTTTATGACGTCGCCCGCAGTCACAAATCGTATCACAGACACTGTCGTCGTGACGAAAACGGTTCAGATTGTCAATATCGAGCCCACATCCACGCCTGCAACTAGCACGGCTCACCCTCTCCCGACATCGTCGGCCCAACCAGTGGTACCCATCGAACCCTCACACTTGACGTCAACACTGGTGTCGATCTCGTCCTTTTTGAGCTCGTCAACAGCGACACCAACTTCAGTCCTACCCTCAACCACCGATGTCATAGTCGTCACTTCGATTGCTGCTGTCCCCGAACCAAGTTTGAACAGCAGCACGACATACGATGACGGAAAATGGCACACCACATATCCAGCTTGGAACGGGACCTTGGACCGCCGGTCCAATCGTTCTCGGTTCCGGCAACGGGCTGCCCCCTGAGCGCGGCATGTTTTTTGGCCAGCATGGCACCGATGCTGCACGAGAGGGCGTTTTTGACGGACACGGCGATGCTGTAT from Podospora pseudoanserina strain CBS 124.78 chromosome 6, whole genome shotgun sequence carries:
- a CDS encoding hypothetical protein (EggNog:ENOG503PGY3) → MHSNRATLFLSASYVLFLPCFSLPLHESPLQQPAALAPRATYAVVNIDGGGSGTTPGGSPGGSPGGGIGAGSPGTSGPGGSGGSGGSGTGNQPAPNPVTITVVQTPPTKTAVQTVFMTSPAVTNRITDTVVVTKTVQIVNIEPTSTPATSTAHPLPTSSAQPVVPIEPSHLTSTLVSISSFLSSSTATPTSVLPSTTDVIVVTSIAAVPEPSLNSSTTYDDGKWHTTYPAWNGTLDRRSNRSRFRQRAAP